The genomic interval TGGAGGCGATCAGGCCGCCGCCGTCGTAGATGATGCGGCCGGCCTCGTTGCCCATGAGGTTCGAGTACAGGTAGGCGACGCCGAACGCGCGCGAGCCCTCGATCACGAACCGCTGGCGGACCGCGAACTTGGCGAACGCGAAGTGGCTCGCCGACGGATTGCAGATGATGTCGACGCCGCGGAGCGCGAGGTCCATGCCCGGCCGGTTCGCGACCCACGCGTCCTCGCAGATCTCGAACCCGATACGCACGTCGCCGACCTCGAACACGAGGTCCCCGATCGGATAGCGCCGGATCGCGCCCTCCTCGTCGGTCCGCTCGAGCACGTCGACCTCGCCCGCCGGCCACGGCTTGAACCAGCGCGGCTCGTAGTGGATGCCGTCGCCGGCCAGGAAGCGCTTGGCCACGAAGCCCAGGATCTTGCCATCCGCGATCATGCACGCGGTGTTGAACAGCGCGTTCCGGTACGGCACCGGCATGCCGACGGAGACGACCATCCCCTCGGTCGCGGGCAGAATCTCTTGCAGCACCCGCCACGACATCTCCGGCACGCCGGGGCCGTGGAACGCGTCCTCGCACCCGTAGCCGGAGATGCACAGCTCGGGAAAGCAGCAGATGGATACCTTCTGCCGCCGCGCCGCCTCCAGCGCCTCCAGGATGTTGCGCTTGTTCTGCTCCCACGCCAGCGGCGTCTGGTTCACCACCGCCGCCGCGACTTTTATCAGCTTCAAGGTGCCTCCAGCCCAACGACGGGCGGTTGAAACCGCAGCAACGATCGCGCAAAGTCCCCCTGCGGGGACTAACCCCGGAACCTCCGACGAGGCTGAGCCGCGGACGCGCCCCGAACCCCAAACCCTCTCCCGCTTGCGGGGGAGGGTGCGAGCCTAAGCGAGCGGGAGGGGGCGCCTCAGATCGCCCGCGGCGTGCCGATCACCCGCGCCTCCGCGTCCACGCTCGCGAGGCGGGTCCAGTCGAGGCGGACGTGGCGCGGGTTGAGGTGCTTGCGGCGGCCGACCTTGCTCTCCGGCCGCCCATCTACCTCCACGATGTCGGCGGTGAAGTCGAAGTCGCTGAGCAGGCCGTTGGTGCCGCCGTTGTGCCCCAGCAAACTGCTGCCGATGCCGTACGCCGTGACCGGCAGCCCCAGTGCCTCGAACTGGCGGATCTTCGCGGGATGGAAGCCGCCGCTCACCACGATGCCCACGTCGCCGAAGCCCTCGCGGTGCAGCTCCGCGCGCAGCTTGCGCACCAGGTGCGGGTTCACGCCCGTCA from Longimicrobiaceae bacterium carries:
- a CDS encoding nitrilase-related carbon-nitrogen hydrolase, translated to MKLIKVAAAVVNQTPLAWEQNKRNILEALEAARRQKVSICCFPELCISGYGCEDAFHGPGVPEMSWRVLQEILPATEGMVVSVGMPVPYRNALFNTACMIADGKILGFVAKRFLAGDGIHYEPRWFKPWPAGEVDVLERTDEEGAIRRYPIGDLVFEVGDVRIGFEICEDAWVANRPGMDLALRGVDIICNPSASHFAFAKFAVRQRFVIEGSRAFGVAYLYSNLMGNEAGRIIYDGGGLIAS